A genome region from Triplophysa rosa linkage group LG24, Trosa_1v2, whole genome shotgun sequence includes the following:
- the gpr22a gene encoding G-protein coupled receptor 22 gives MHTPPVLGFKAIMSNVTVLDNLEPFDFDMDLETPYPVSFQVSLTGFLMLEIVLGLSSNLTVLALYCMKSNLVSSVSNIVTMNLHVLDVLVCVGCIPLTIVVVLLPLEGNNALICCFHEACVSFASVATAANVLAITLDRYDISVRPANRVLTMGRAVAMLGSIWALSFLSFLVPFIEEGFFSQTGNERNQTEGEEPSNQYYTELGLYYHLLAQIPIFFFTAVVMLITYYKILQALNIRIGTRFHAAPKKKPRKKKTISMTSTQPESTDASQSSAGRNPPLAMRTSVSVIIALRRAVKRHRERRERQKRVFRMSLLIISTFLLCWTPITVLNTVILSTGPSNFTVRLRLGFLVMAYGTTIFHPLLYAFTRQKFQKVLKSKMKKRVVSVVEADPMPNNVVIHNSWIDPKRNKKVTFEETEVRQKCLSSEEIE, from the coding sequence ATGCATACCCCTCCTGTGCTGGGATTCAAGGCCATCATGAGCAACGTCACTGTCCTCGATAACTTAGAACCCTTTGACTTCGACATGGACCTGGAGACTCCTTACCCTGTCAGTTTCCAGGTGTCTTTAACCGGTTTCCTCATGTTGGAGATCGTGCTGGGTCTCAGCAGCAACCTGACTGTTCTGGCTCTCTACTGCATGAAGTCCAACTTGGTGAGTTCCGTCAGCAACATCGTAACCATGAATCTGCACGTGTTggatgtgttggtgtgcgtgGGCTGCATACCGCTAACGATTGTTGTGGTGTTGTTGCCACTGGAAGGCAACAATGCACTAATCTGCTGCTTCCATGAGGCCTGCGTGTCTTTTGCTAGCGTTGCCACCGCTGCCAACGTCCTGGCCATCACACTGGATCGATACGACATCTCAGTACGGCCTGCAAATCGAGTACTCACGATGGGACGAGCGGTGGCCATGCTTGGGTCCATTTGGGCTCTATCGTTCCTAAGCTTTCTGGTGCCCTTCATAGAGGAGGGTTTCTTTAGCCAGACGGGTAATGAAAGGAACCAGACTGAGGGTGAAGAACCTTCAAACCAATACTACACTGAACTGGGCCTGTACTATCACCTGCTGGCACAGATTCCCATCTTCTTCTTTACCGCTGTGGTCATGCTGATTACCTACTACAAGATTCTGCAGGCACTCAACATCCGCATCGGTACCCGTTTCCATGCGGCACCCAAGAAAAAGCCAAGAAAGAAAAAGACCATCTCCATGACTTCCACTCAGCCAGAGTCCACAGATGCCTCGCAGAGCAGCGCGGGCCGCAATCCACCGCTGGCCATGCGCACATCTGTGTCAGTGATCATCGCTCTCCGCAGGGCTGTTAAACGGCACAGGGAAAGGCGCGAGCGACAGAAGAGGGTCTTCCGAATGTCTCTTCTCATCATCTCCACTTTCCTGCTCTGTTGGACACCTATCACTGTGCTCAACACGGTCATCCTGAGCACTGGGCCCAGCAACTTCACCGTACGCCTCAGACTGGGCTTCCTGGTCATGGCTTACGGAACCACCATCTTTCACCCGCTACTGTATGCCTTCACTCGACAGAAATTTCAGAAGGTTCTTAAGAGCAAAATGAAGAAGCGTGTTGTATCGGTAGTAGAGGCAGACCCTATGCCCAATAACGTGGTCATCCACAACTCATGGATTGACCcgaaaagaaacaaaaaggtgACCTTTGAGGAGACAGAAGTCAGGCAAAAATGCCTTTCGTCAGAGGAAATAGAATGA